Sequence from the Bacillota bacterium genome:
GACCGACGGAGGACGTGCGAAACCCAGCCAGCCAGCCGCTGCCAGGATGACCGCGCCGACGGCGATGCCGCCCGCTGCGGCGGCAAAATCGCGCCAGTAACGGCGTGCACGGAATCGCATCGGATCGCACTCCTTCTGCCGCGAGTTGGGCCGGACACCGGCCCCGGGTGCCGGTGCGGCCCGTTGTCGGCGAAGTGGCCGGGCTAGTTGATGGTGGTGCTGCAAAGGGCACCCACGTGGTCGGTTGGGTAAGTTGCGTTCGCGGGGGCGCCGAGGGCTAGACCAGAAGCGCCGACGACTAGGGTCAGGATCAGGGTCATCAAGAACAGGCGGAGCCAGCGCATCTTGTCCACCTCCTTTCGTGTGCCCACGGTCTCTACCCGGGCTTTGGCCGAGGGCGAAGTCGGAGTCACCCGGCACCCTCGAGTAGGTGCGCGGGTGCATCCTGCGGACGCATCAGGGTCCCTGCGCAGTGGCCGCGTGGATGTCGCTGGTCTCCAACTCCGCCAGCAGACGTTGCGGCTCGTCCTTGGTGGGATCAAGCGCCGCGGCACGGTGGGCCACTTCCACTGCTTCCTCTTGCCGGCCCACCATCGCGAGGCTGCGTGCCATGTTGCACAGTTCGTGAGCCGATAGCGGGCCCGCGGCTTGTGCCCTGTAGTACCACTCAATGGCGCCCCGGGGGTCTCCGCGGGATAGGAGAAGGTCGGCGACGTACACGAACGGCCGCGGAGAGTGGCCCGACATCTCAGCGCTACGTTTGTAACAAGAGAGAGCTCCCTCAAAGTCCCCGTGTTGCTCGCGGAGCACTCCCTCCAGGACCAGGCAGGAGGCAAAGGCCCGGTCGTGATCAAGCGGGTTAGGCCGCACCAACCCCTGGAGAAAAACCAGCACGGACAAGAGACTCAGGCCTGCCAGCCGAGCGAGTCGGCGGTCTCGCCAGGCGGCGGGTAGCGCGGTGGCAAGGTACCCGGCACCCAGGACGAGGATTGGTGCGACGAAGTGGCGGTAGCGGGAGACGTAAAACATACTGAGCACTGCCCCGGTGTAGGTAGCCGAGAGCCCCGCCAGAAGCCAGCCCGTCCTCCTCACATCGGGCCCAGGCGCGGATAACGCCGCGAGCGTTCCGCCCACGCCCAGGGCCAAGACTAGGCCGAACCTCGCGGCCGGCATGCGCAGGACGGAAAAGCGGTCTGCCAGATATCGATAGTCCCAGTCATCTGGAATCTCGTAGTTGCCGACGTAGTCCCGGGCCTTCTGCGCCAACCGCTCGAGGAAGGCGCGCGGCTGGCTACGAATATGGTCGAGGGTGCGCCGGAACCAGAAGGCGCTGGCTTCGCGGGGCGTGAGAGCACGGCCGGCGAGCGCGCTGGCGAAGGCGGTGTACTCCTCCACGTCGCCACCCACGAGCGACCCCCTGACTCGGGGGATTATCCCGGCCGGGTCGTCTGGGTAGTTTCCCACGTAGAAACCGGGGCCGTAGTTTACTGAAAACCCGGGTTCCCCCGTTATTACCAAGTTCCGCGCACACGGGAGGACGGCAACCACGAGAAACCCCGCCCCGAGGAGCGCGACGGCTGCGGCCGCCCGCAGTCGCGGTCTCCGGCGGCGCAGGCTGTACAGGCTCCAGAGGCCTGAGACGGGTAGGATGGCCACAAGGTGCGGCCGGCCGAGTGCGGCCAGGGCCAG
This genomic interval carries:
- a CDS encoding glycosyltransferase family 39 protein; this encodes MDVRERRVATASGTSGALFVLFLVAYAFRFALVLQLSGTPFFGALAGEALFLEHWARAIAAGNWLGLERAYPAPPFTMYYLAAIYALFGRNMVAVRIVGCLIDAFNCVLLYAVGKKMFGHLPGLASAALWAVYLPALFYEAVMPGTSALVALLLCALNALISAASDERRLRAWFFAGACLALAALGRPHLVAILPVSGLWSLYSLRRRRPRLRAAAAVALLGAGFLVVAVLPCARNLVITGEPGFSVNYGPGFYVGNYPDDPAGIIPRVRGSLVGGDVEEYTAFASALAGRALTPREASAFWFRRTLDHIRSQPRAFLERLAQKARDYVGNYEIPDDWDYRYLADRFSVLRMPAARFGLVLALGVGGTLAALSAPGPDVRRTGWLLAGLSATYTGAVLSMFYVSRYRHFVAPILVLGAGYLATALPAAWRDRRLARLAGLSLLSVLVFLQGLVRPNPLDHDRAFASCLVLEGVLREQHGDFEGALSCYKRSAEMSGHSPRPFVYVADLLLSRGDPRGAIEWYYRAQAAGPLSAHELCNMARSLAMVGRQEEAVEVAHRAAALDPTKDEPQRLLAELETSDIHAATAQGP